ACCTCTGCTTTATCTCCGATGCCCAAACATTACTCTGTTATTCTACGGTGAGTTTTCTGCCACTTCCAAGGTATGCCTTAGACCCTAAATACCCACTATCACTACTTTCTCCCCATTAATCACCCCCATCAGCTAGCTCCTACAAGTGCTCCACACTCTTCAACCCTCAACTCAACAACGTATATCTTCACTCCACTAGAGTGATGGATGGGCCCTTGTGTAGGCGTGTGTTATACTGTGTACAATCACCATTATTACACATTACATTTTAGTTCATCTTTTGGTCTcacgtctctctctctcacaaaatGGTAAGTTCCTTGAAGATAGTGGCTGTGAAATGACTCACATTGTAAAGAAGAAATacgaaaaatacataaaacagtaaCCAATTTATGTCACATGCATGTACACAAAGgggaaaaatggaggaaaatatgTGAAAGAGTTAAAGGTAGTTGTCTCTGAGTAGTGGGGTTtgttatgagaattttttttcttatgctttaatttcaaattctctGCAGTGAAAATGAAGTAgttttataacattaaaatacataAGCATATCCTAGAcctgttagaaatgaaaatggaattctTCACTGAACAAGAACATTATATAACAAGGCCTTTAAAAATACTCTAAATTTTAGTATGTGGAATGTAGTGTTTAATATATTTAGACCAATGGATAATAAAGAAATTGAATGTGACATCTCTGCTTAAACTAAGTGAATTCTTCTAAACTTGTAAATCCTTCTGTACTATTAATCCTGAAAATTTTGAAGCTCCCTAATATGCTTCTAGGGACCTCTCTGCATGTTTTGAGTTTCCCCTTTCTCCCAAGACTCTCCACTAAAAAAGGAtcaatttaaatacatttgaaattagAAGCAATATAACAGCAGAGATGTCCTTAAACATTCTAGATCTAACAATGTGGCCTGTGCCTATATATTTCTCTTAAATTGAATGaataattatctcatttacttaGCATAATTTATTGTACACATTTATAAAGTCCTGCTTGAAGGGAGatcataatattttataactcTCTACATTTGTTCACCTTATAAGCCCGAGTTAGATCCTGCTTATCTGAATAAATTGAAAGAAAGCCATATTATAGATGATAAATCATATAATTGTCAGCTAATTAGTGGAGAATAtagtgcttttttttaaaaaagaaaaaactttttgctttgtaaaatgtCACACAGGAAtaggacattttaaataataaattgataaattataaagataatagAGAATAGGATAACATTCCTGCTTAGGATTAAAGTTAGCATAAACTGGAAATAAACTGAGCAAAAACTTGAGATAAATTCCGTAGATATCTATTTGATATTGTTTCAGAACAGTTCAAAAATGCTAGATCTGATTTAATAGACTTTTCTGATTAAAAAGGATTTATCCTATATGGTACTGATAAATGCAACTTtcgaataattttaatttttcaataaagCATGATTAACACTTTTACAATGCACATATGTTCAGAATGTACTTTAAATTCCCACAGCAACTCAAAAACTGTCATTAACTTATTCAGTGAAATATATTGAGATTTTATTTATAGCAGTATAGTAACTTCTGAGGATGATGTGCAGAAGTCCAAGACATAGGTCCTACCCACAGAGAGCTTGGGATAttgatgataaattatatatgcTAAATAGAGATTGCATATGGTCTTTTGCAAACAACATCCTGCAAAAGGGATATGATGAGTGAAAAATGAAAGGGCGGTGAGAAGCTTTTTGGAAGTACAGGaaaggggaaaatgtttccaagaATCCAGGCAGCATTTAGATCATTGGAGGCAAAGGAAGAAGATAATAGGGCAACACATGGGTTACATGCTCAAAAGTGTGGTGATAGGAAAGTAATTCCCGAAGACAGAGTCAAGAAAAACTTAAACTGGAAGATGTATGCAAAAGAATAGTAAGTCGCAAATACAGAGCTGTAATTAGGACTACATAGGAAGCCATTGTGAATGTCTGGGTGCAAAGTAAGACCTAACTGCCatgtgtgttggtgcatgcctttagtcccagctacacataaggctgaggtggggggatcccttgagcttaggagttagagatcagcctggacaacataaagAGCACCTACCTTTTAAAAGAAGACTCAATGATTGACTAAATTTTACTCAATGTGGAAACTATGGTAGAAATTTTAAACTTGGGTAAGTGAAGTTTAAAAGATTAAAACTATGGTTATTTGGgtttataataaatgaataataattataCTAGGAAATTTGATAATTTAGGAATTTGGAGAGTAATGactatattcattatttttatattatttgtctcCAAATTTCACATAGTTGATGTAACACAGATTTATCTgagtataaaatgttatttacctATTGGCAAAATTATTATAATTCTGGAGAATCCAattacagtattattattattaagtacCTAGAATGTAGAAATGACAGTTTCTAATAAGTTGTTTTAAAAGCCAAAAAGCATTTAAGTGTCTTACTAACTTTTGCATTCCCAAACTTATCATGATATTTAGCCCTGAACAGATGCTCACCAactgtttattcaataaatgagtGATGTATTTAATTAGTTGAGACTTTCCACTTTAATGCCTTAAATTGTCAATTAACTTGAAAGTTCAAATCAACTCACTTATGTTGAGTTAATAACAGGGCTAAGAATGTGTTGGGTTTTGGTGGACACAAGGATGTAATGTGTTGTACTTAATGCAATTCAAAATCTAGTGACATAACTACCTTTTAATTAGacaaataaagttaattttcataaatatagaACCTCTAGGCTATGTGTCATCAGTAGCTCTATATGTAATTACCTTACTAATTAAACCTCTAAAACTGGTCACAGCTTCATATCaatgttctttaaaatttgatttaactTGTATCTTCAGCTTAATTCTTCtatgtttttttccattctctctccTCAGAGTGATTAAAACATTAATAGTCATCTTTTTTTTGGACTTACTTTTAAATCAGGATACCTTAACTGTGTCATTGTCTTCCAAATTGTTTCTAAGGAAAAATTTTGAGAATTACAGTAGtagcagcaataataataataattctgtcaTTGTGAAGATATTGCTTGTTAATTcctcattattttattacataagtAGTAATTTCAGCCTTTTAACTTTGAATAAGAGAATTACAATGAATTGATTTGTTTTTCCAGAAGAAAGAACCAATGTCATCTAAATTCTTTCAGACTGTTATTAATTGCTTCActtttgaacaaagaattatttccttataaaaagagatcaCATGTCAGCAAGAAAAACATATTATCACATGAAgtttaaaaagggagaaaatacaaTGCCATTGTGTCTGAAGGCCTAAAGAGGATTGGACTATGAACATGAAGGCATTTCTATATTGAAGAGTATCAactcttgttatttatttgtattacatTCTTTTGCCTTAAAATTAGCTTAAAATCTCCAAGTTGGCATTTAGgaactaatttttctttctttctttttttttttttttttttttttttttttgagacggagtctcgctctgtcgcccaggctggagtgcagtggccggatctcagctcactgcaagctccgcctcccgggttcacgccattctccggcctcagcctcctgagtagctgggactacaggggcccaccacctcgcccggctagttttttgtatttttttagtagagacggggtttcaccgtgttagccaggatggtctcgagctcctgacctcgtgatccacccgtctcggcctcccaaagtgctgggattacaggcttgagccaccgcgcccggccaggaactAATTTTTCAAGATGATAagcttttatatttcttaattctgtttcttttctgactGTACATTGAATTTTAAGGTAATCTTACAATTTATACTTCGAATTTAAGTGTATacagagagatggggaaagaaGTAAACCAGTGTTTCCTCAAATGACCATTCGGAAAAGAGAACTATTGCcaacatggaaataaaatgctGTCAATGAGCCTATCTGAAATTTTGATCTCAATTTGTAATACCAAGTTTAAAAAAGCACAAATATCAATTGTCTAcaatagttttaattatttaacaataaataatgataatattccTATGTATAGAACTTATTTCCATAATTCTGtttctgtaattctttttttgaagttaaatttttttatttgtatcaatTTAAGGAACACAAGTGCAGTTTTGGTACAGGGACTGCTACagggatatattgcatagtggtggagtctgggcttttagtataactatcacctgaataatgtacacTGTACCCGTTAAGTAAGTTCTCATTCCTCACCCCATTCcgccccccaccctcccacccttcccagtcaccagtgtctattattccacacttTATGTCCATGTGCACACATTATTTACCTttcacttataggtgagaacatgaagtatttgactttctgtttctgaattgttTCACATAAAGACTTCCAGttccaaccatgttgctgcaaaatatatgatttcattctttttatggctgcatagtattcctgtatgtgtgtgaatgcatatatatatatatatatatatatatatatatatgatattttgttcattcatccagtgatggacacttaggttgattaaTTCTTTTTAGGCCTGAACAATAACTGtacattttctgtgttttggggaaaatgcaattaaattaCCTTATTAAAAGAAATAGTAATGAGTCCACTTAATTATATTTCTTCTACAGTTCAGATCATTATACATTCTAGTGAAAGAATCTCTTCAAAAAGTGCATCTTGTTATACAGTGAAGAAAAAATTTTCCTGGAGATTTAGGAAATGCATGTATCCCCTGTGAAATTAATTGCTGTCAAAAATACTtcagaaaattattctttttaactttacCAATTCTTTTGAATCTTGCCCAAGAGTAATAACTCTCATGTCTGTTGGAGTGGTTAGATTTAAAAATGTAGccaaagtgctttttaaaataccctggagacatttgaCTTACAAAATTCACAGGTTCTGCCATACTTATATATGAGCTTTACGTTTCAATTACCTGATAGATAATTGTcattaaaataatcatgtaaAGGCATATCTCTCCaatggagcagaaaaaaaatgttttaaagtcattCTGGTCGATTGAACTTGGAGGCTTGAGAATACTTTTAAGCAAATCTAGCTAAATAAATGTGCACCCTGGAGAGCAgaatggctttttgtttttaatccgtTAAAGGTCCTTTAATTTCTTCACAGTTCTCCGTCTGTCCCCTCTCAACCATTTCCCTTTAGTGAACTAACATTTATACAGTGTCATGAGAGAGTAAAAATCCCCCACTGATTTCAATGAGGCACCTAAGCAGGTGGTTTAAATAGAGTCTCATGAACTCCCAACCACAGGTCTTAATCAGGGGCCATGAGCATCTAGGACTCAGTCTTTTTGCCCTGTCATTACATAGGAGATGGGAAGAGGTCCCTTAGACAGAAGTGTTTAAAGAAGAGTATATTCTGTATCTGTTGGGGGTTTTATGCAtccaatgaaaaaacaaaagaaaaaggctcATGAGATGTCCTAAGAAAGTTAAACATGCCTCTGAAACTCAATGCTCATGGTGAACTTCCTTAGAAaactataaaagtaaattttagcactgaaatgaaaaattgagaAGGTAGTTTATTTCAGTTATTCTTAAAAGGGTATTGGGAGCAAATAGCTTAAGAGAGTATTATGGAAACAGACCCTGTTCTCTACTACTTTGTCAGTTAATAGTGATTGTGCTGAGAGAGCAGGTTCCCTGTGCTCATCTCATCAGACCTCAAGAAGCCAAGTTTACTAAATTAtaacccagtttttttttttttttccttaagaagaGTGTGTTTGTACCTGGTTGGAATTCTCCAGAGTAGCATGAATTGGCCTCATTCTCTGAGTTCTATAAACTTTAATACTAactcagtttttctgtttttctttttataatatcaTTCCATTGTTTACCAGTGTTATCTCTATCCCAGTACAGACGAGCACTGGCATTGTACTTGCCCTTAAAGAGGCATGTAAATTGTAACTATGtaactcattctgttttatgaagTAAGAGGAGGGTACATAGATCTAATATTTTAACATCTACTTTCATGACAGCCATGGATACTGCAAGGAAGTCACCTTTAACTTAAAACTATTCACTTTGTGTCAGAGTGGATTGCCTTTGGTCTTCATAGAAAATTTTAACTCAATTGCCCAGTCatcacaagaaaataattttggcaTTGGATAGTAACATTTAATTAATCAATTTAACTGCAAAAAGCTATCATTAGAAAGTACACAATTCATAATAatttattcaggttttttttttttttttttttttttttttaagagtcaaggtcttttatttcctgattttaaaaattgtcaccaTCATAGACCTCCTGGCTTCTCTTGTATCTGTGTCCTAATGGCTCCCAGCAGTGCCTTCAAACAGCCCCTTTATTCCCCTTCTTGTGCCCACCCATGAGCCTGAGTGTGAAAGATCAATTAACTTTGTCCCTCCAAACTGTGGGAGCAGGACTAGACTCTTCTGGCAGGCGGAGAGCTCCTCCTCGGCCAGTGTTCGAGCCCGGTCCACCACTCCTCAGTTCTTCTTGCTCTTGGCTTTTGTGGCCTTGGCATCCAGCATGCTCTGGGCATGAGTGAGGTGCTTCACAGCATCAAGCACAAGGACTCCAGGCAGCACCAGCCACAGGGCATTCATGAAGACAAAGTAAAACCAGAAGTAGAGAGGGTGGCACAGCTCCCCCTGCTGGAATCCGTCACGGTGCTCCGTCAGGAAGTAGAGCACATCCCCATAGATCTGGCCCACAGAGACCACAAGCTGTAGAACGAAGCGGAGAGGATGCTGGCGGAGAAAGGCGATCACCACCCACAAGCAAGCTGTGATGGTTTCCATGCACACTGTGAAGTTGTCAGCCAGGATGTATCGGCTGTCTCCCTTGGCATACTCTTTCCAGAGTTGAGATAAGAAGGCTTGGTCTCCAAGCAGGTCCTCATAGTAGAGAATGAACCAGCCCTCGATCACCAGGTGAATGAACCCACACACTGCAAACCAGCACAGGGACAGTCGCCGCCAAGTCCCCAGTGGGACAACCGCAGCACGACCCGACAACAGCCATGTGGTCACGACTAAGACCCCTGTGACAGAGAAGAGGCCAGCCAGTATATGCCAGGTGGGGTGGTCATTAGGTACAAAGTTGTCCAGTCTTAGGTGCTGAGGCCAGTATGGGTGCAATGGGCCCGCATTGGTAGTCAGGTCTTTGTGGGCTGATGGCTGCATGTGGATAGGCaggaagttgaagaaaaaaaaaaaaaacaaaaaaaaaacagggaacaGAAACACCCAGCCGCGCGATGGCAGCGGCCTCCGACACGGGCTCCGGGACCTCTCTAGGCTGGCTCTCGCGCTCTGTCACTTCCCCAGTTCGGGCTCATCCCCTCTTAATTTATTCAGGTTTATGTCATTttgagaatggaaaaaaaaaagctaaggatacattttatttcacattaaCTGAAACTTTAATATAGATATAAATCATCCCTAATGCTGCCGTTAGCCAGGGAGTTTCAATGTGGTGGAATTATTCACACCTTTCTCTAGTAATTGATATTCAACAGTAGAACTCTTTATAGTCTTGgatatttcatttacatattaaatttGATTCTGATAATCTAATTCTGTagaaacataattaaataaaGAGCCAGAGACAGACCAATTTGGCCAAATGGTGGGAGGTAGCTggtattaggaaagaaaaaaacgtGAAAAATTCTAGCTCTGAAGTAAAATTGGTTTGGAGTTcgttttttttgttcttgttgtttgttttctctttcaagttCTCCAAGgtctgaaaatgtatttaatcttCTATTTCCTGATCAATTGGGATTCTGTAAGATCCCCTCCTCAGATTGTTTTTAAGATTAAACGAGTTAATATAAATATGATtcgcacctggcacatagtaattcCCCTTCCCAGTAAGTGGTTAATAGTAGATGCATGTACATCCCCCcgccaccaaaaacaaaacaaaacaaaaacaaaaacaaaactatcaaaTGCTTACTGGTAattgctatgtgccaggtgcacatgcacacacacacacacacacacacacacacacacacacacatgcattagAAGCCACTTAGAGAAGGCAGAGACAGAATAATTCCAATGGATAAATACGCTCTGGAGCCAGAGAGACCTGGACCAGACTCAGCTTTTGGTTTCCTTCCTTTGTGATCCTGGAGGTTCTACTAaatgacctctctgagccttaattcCTTTGTTTATAAAACTGGGATGAtttaacacacacagacacacgctaATTTTAGGAAGCTCCAGAATTTGGGCTGAGTTTCCCTCTCTGGTGAGGCTAACTTTTATTCTTTAGTTTtgtaatgaaatataaattacagGATAGCAAGGGATTTCTAGTCTAAGAGCTTCCTTTCCCTTTATCCTCTAGTAATCAAGCTGACAGATAATACCTGAATATTCCTGGCACTGTTCCTAGCTGTCTTCTATCGTTTCACCTGTCTCTAGACCCTAGAACTACAATTGCTTGTTCTGGGATGGAGGTGAACCACAGAGAGTTTTCTGAGACCTTCATCCATTCATGTTTCTCTCCCtcaccccatacacacacatacactctttTCCTCTCACGCATTCTTGGAGAGAACCTTCTTATGGTAGGACTCAGACTTTGAAACAGAAACACTATAAAGGCAGGTTCTCAAAATGTGATCCCTACAccagcagcctcgaccttcccTGAGAACTTGTTATAAAGGCCCCACCCTGGACTTGCTGAAACTCTGGAGATGTAGCACAGCAATTTGTGTTATAACAGTTCTTCCAGGTGCTTCTTGACACCTGAAAACCACTGCTTTGGACACAGCGCACTCATCAAAAACCAAGTTTCAAAGGAAGTCTCACAGATACTGCAAATTTCTCCTCTGTTTACATAGGTAGGCATTTGGAAAAGGCCCAGAGATTTTGGGACACCTTCTTTAAAATCAGTACACACAGTATCTTAATGCTTCACAGGAGAAATGAATATTGTGATATGGCAGTATGAGGGGGGTTGCAGGTCctacagagatttttaaaatgtctcctatcaatttatttcaagattgttttgagtAATCAGTGCTTGCTGCATAGTATGGTTTCAATAAATGACAGTGcttgttattattactactttaAAACTAATCGTATACACTTTATTAAAAAACTTCCATTCCCTTTATGTGTATTAGTCACCTATTGTT
This DNA window, taken from Macaca thibetana thibetana isolate TM-01 chromosome 13, ASM2454274v1, whole genome shotgun sequence, encodes the following:
- the LOC126933713 gene encoding 3-beta-hydroxysteroid-Delta(8),Delta(7)-isomerase-like; amino-acid sequence: MQPSAHKDLTTNAGPLHPYWPQHLRLDNFVPNDHPTWHILAGLFSVTGVLVVTTWLLSGRAAVVPLGTWRRLSLCWFAVCGFIHLVIEGWFILYYEDLLGDQAFLSQLWKEYAKGDSRYILADNFTVCMETITACLWVVIAFLRQHPLRFVLQLVVSVGQIYGDVLYFLTEHRDGFQQGELCHPLYFWFYFVFMNALWLVLPGVLVLDAVKHLTHAQSMLDAKATKAKSKKN